Genomic segment of Candidatus Acidiferrales bacterium:
AAAGTGACTTCGGTCCGATGACCGTTTTGCACATTCTTCATGGTGCGCCTGACTGCGGTCCAAAGGCCCTGCACCTGCTTGACCTCGTCAGCGGTGAACAGCTTATAGAGCTCATTCCGCTTGTCGTAGTACTCCTCGCGCCAGAGCACAAAGTTTTCTTTGTCAACCCAGGCGAGCCGGTAGCTGAAGTCGGCGCTTTTTGCGTCCTTTGGCACACTGCGCATGACGAACACAGGTCTGCCCGCCAGCGTTTCCTCCCGCAGGAGCGCGTGTGTATCCTCCTCCACTTCACGCCCGGAGACATCCTCGTAGCTAAAGTCTGAACCGACAAAACTGGAGCGTTTATCGTTGGCGGCAATGCGCCGAACCAGTTTGAGAGCGGGAAGGAAAAGCCAACGCTCGTCGTCGCGCTGGGGATGCTTCCAGATCATAAAAGTCATATCGCGCACATCAGCAGGGCTGTAAAAGTAGATGAAAAAGCGCTGCTCTCCGCCCTGCTGGAGATTCTTCCGCAGCATCGTCAATTCCCTCACTCGTTCTCTTCCTTCCTTGCTGACGAGGCGCATCTGCACCTTTGCCTTCATGTCGTTGCCTGAGTAGAACAGGACGCGATGGGCCTGCCCGACCACTTCCTCCGCTGACAGAGTTTGGGCGAACGCAGCGGCAGAGGGAAAGAGCAGCAGGAGTAAAGAAAAAAGAAAGATCATTTTCCTCCCCCTAGCTCTGGACATGAGACACCTCCTGACGGAGCAGCCATCGAGCCGCAAGCGAGACCAGCGCGGGCAGAAGGACAATCGTGGCTACGGCGGAAAGAAGCATGATGGCGATCATGAAGACGCCTACGGTGATGTAAGGTGTAAGTTGAGCAAAGACCATCACGGAGAAGCCGGAGGCAAACAAAAGGGCGTTGCGCAGGATTCCCCTTCCGGGGCGGGCCACCGTCCATCGCAGCGCGCCGGACAATTCCTGAGTTTCTTTATAGCGCTGCTGGAAGCGGCTCACGAAATGGATAGCGAAGTCCACGGCCATTCCGAGCGAAAGCGTCGAGAGAACGGAGATGGGCATGTCGAAGTCCTTGCCCACGAAGCCAACAAACCCATAAATAAGGAGAACCGTGAAGAGCAAAGGGAGGAAGCTGACGAGGCCCCACCTGAAGGAGCGGTAGTCCAGCACCAGCAGGAGGAAGACCAGGATGGAAGAAGCAATGAAGCCCGAGAGCATCC
This window contains:
- a CDS encoding outer membrane lipoprotein-sorting protein, yielding MSRARGRKMIFLFSLLLLLFPSAAAFAQTLSAEEVVGQAHRVLFYSGNDMKAKVQMRLVSKEGRERVRELTMLRKNLQQGGEQRFFIYFYSPADVRDMTFMIWKHPQRDDERWLFLPALKLVRRIAANDKRSSFVGSDFSYEDVSGREVEEDTHALLREETLAGRPVFVMRSVPKDAKSADFSYRLAWVDKENFVLWREEYYDKRNELYKLFTADEVKQVQGLWTAVRRTMKNVQNGHRTEVTFLDVRYNVGLEDSLFTERYLQNPPARWIR